The segment ACCTCCGCAATTGATAACAAGTATACTATTGTAAAGTGTAAGCTACAAACCGTACAAAGCTCAAGAAGACATCATTAAGGAATTGAACGATATATTCGATGCTTCACCATCTCCTAAACCATCATTCATTTATCTGAACTCTCAGAAAAAGATGTTACAGTTCTATAATCATCGTTGCGCTTCTTACAATAGATTGGGATAGATTTGCCCGAACCACAGCATTAAAGGTGATGCCTAAAAGACGGTGGTGCTTTAATcattgttttgcatttgattGTCTATTTGATGTAACCGAGGAGCCTGCTAAAAACGATGCGCAACACGGCCTTTTGTTCTTATGGGCTCCAGAATTTATGGCGATCCAGAGTGACACCACGGGACAACGAGTAAACAATTCCAGTAGACAGTCGGAAAgcggcaacaaaagcaatagCTCGACAAGTACAATTGTGTAAGATGTTCAATGCCCATATCATTAGTGCCAAATGAAAACTAGATATCGCGATCGAATTCGAGCGAATCAAAATCAAACTGGAGTCTTACTTTAAAGAACATAAATGTAGAATTCCAATTATTAGTATGTACAGGATTTGGAAATCCGCaataaaatacattaataTATCTACGACTTCGTTTCTGTCCCCATTCGGCCACGGATACACAAGCACATGCGACCTCAAAAACCAGTCCACTCTGAGCCATTTCGTATACGATCTCCAACTTCTTCGAGCCAGCTACTCATGAAGCATTCCTTCCATCCTCCAACCCATCTGCGACCAGCCCGAATTTCGATTCCAGTTCCGATCGTTGCCTCAGACCTCCCTCCCCTTCCCGAAAGATATTCTCGCGTGGCAATGCACCTGTCGCGACCAATGCTTGTTTAGAGCAGCAACCGGCATAACAAACCGCGATGATTCGGGAAAACTGACCGAACCGCGGGCCTAAGATCTCAGCTTTTGGAAGAACAATGCCAAAAGTTGTGGTAGGGGAAATCTTTTACGACTGTCGTATGGGGAATTTGAATAGTGTCATTGCGGGGAAGCATAGTATACTCACCTTTTCTTACGGAACCCGGttgatattatatatattttagttgTACTCATTTGACTAGGTGCATCAAGGATTGTATTATCGGCCGTGGGCAAGTTATAGATATTTATAggacaaatatatataaatgtgatgcgtatatttatgtatattatcTTATGGCACTTTGAAAATTCACTTTATTTTTCTGCTTCACATTTACAGCGCCCGATTATTTTCCGTTTGTTTGCCTAACGACACGTCGATAAACGTTTTGATACTTTGGATCATGGCACATATTCGGGAATTTCTGGGCCGTACAAAAACTGCCTAGTCGCTCTCACCCCTCGAGCTATAAGCTTAAAGATATACATTTTCCCATTTGGTTTGGATTTCCAGACAACCCATTGCTAGTTCCTAATACGCGTTTTGTGTAAAGACACTACTTGTGTTCATCTTCGTATCTAATCAAAATTCCGTTGGCTCTACCAATGATGCATCGCGTTAGTCCCCTCGCTCACGGAGCTTGCAAGAGTAATTTTTGATTCGCACAAAAACCGTTTTGCACTGTTCAGCGTGTTTGAGCTTAATTGATGTTTCTTGGCGTTGACTTTGGTCCGTGCTAGGGAAAATGTGAACTACATGGAACGGTATACtgcgaaaatataaaatacacaTACATCGCTCTGAGTCATCACTAGGCTCAGTGGACATTTGTAGTGAAATGATTTGTAGCTAACACTTAACACAAATGCACAACACAGAGTACAcggcagatgcagatgcacgTGCACCGCATTCACATGCAAAGTGTGTTGGGTCCTATAGTGGTGTGAGTGCACGATCTTAAGGCAGAACACCCTGAGAATCCATTGTGTACAACTTGTGTGTGCAACCAAATCTTTGCAATCGGTGCATTGCAGGCTTTGAGTCAAAAGTCATTCTGTTCCGACTCAAAGTCGTGTGGTCTTATGCAGCATAGGTTAGCCCGCGCACGTGGAATGTTACCACCACTGTGTAGCGATGTTCACTGGTCACTGATTCCAATTCCACTTCCATTGCTGTTGCCTGTTAACTGCATGTTAATCATATGTTAAGTTTTTACATTAAGagaaattttttggacatgtTTGGTTTCTCTTTCTGAACGgaattttctctttttttgcaGAGAAGCAAATAATGTTAAAGAGGCGTGGTtattcaatttgaaatttggTTTTGTGACTTGTTATCCAATCGCGGCTCTGCGTTCTGTCTGAAGTTTGGTATTCTTGCGCACGTCCAGTTATACAGCAgatactttgcaaattttacGCTTCGTTCTCCGTctccatatatttttgaattgcaATTCCACGACTGTTTTCGTTGAGATATCGTAACGCAGGTTGAGATCGCTAACAAGATTTACTTTAAGTGTATAAAATACTTACTATACGATCAAGCGGAAACGTAATGATTATATGATTATATTGGAATATATATGATTTTGTCATAATCCGCATTTTGGGTATgtccaaaatatttttggtatatcaataaaaattgtacagacaaatcaaatggaaaaatattaataaatattaatattaataaaatttcgGACGGTTAGAGTGGCCATGACAATATTTTGAGATCTGCTTGTATTAAACTCAGCCCTGCATTCCGATTACAATCAAATCGATTATtcatttattgaatttttgaaaattggTAGGTGTGATCGCTTAATTCGATAGATGTCTCGGATTGGTTTAACACTGTGCTATGTTCAGTAATTTAGGATTTGGTAAAAAACGTATAAGTTCGTCTTACAGTAAATAACTATTTTAAAGAGTTTTTAGGAAGCtctttttgatttataataaGAAGTGGAAGATTAAAAAACATGttataatacataaaaaatttcCTGACGTCTTTATGTTCATTTgagtattttaaaataaaaatgtttatagcGGTATTCTTATaaggcatttaatttattattgtattgtacccttaaacatttaaaactttGTCCTTGAACTacaaaaaaacacaataacGTTTTAAACGGAgaatactaataataataatttttgtagcacaGGCCCATTGTATAAATTTCGTCTTATATATATGAACCAAAACTTTTGCTTCCAACGTCGCAGTTTGAACTTTTGTTACCATCCCTATTATAcatgtatattttattcaaatcaaGTACTCAGTTTTCGATAAAGTTGAAACTCGGCGTGCGAGGGTTGTCCTTGAACCAAACcaataatgttttaaaaagAAGCAGAGGCAACACCCAATGTATAAATTTCGTCTTGTATATATACACAAGATgttttacatattattatataaaaaccACAAGACATAATAGTAGCTAATAGTCCTGAGCTTACACCATGCGCTACTCAAGCCTGTTGGAATGCCTCTCCTCGGGATTTCTAACGCTGTACAGGTCAACATATGTAAGTTATTAGTAGAGATACTTTCTCAGAAATCGCCGgtattttttcagtttttccaaAAATGCTATCCTGATTTGCGAGGACGATTGGCGTTGCCATCCCAAAATTTACGAACCGCTGCAATCAGAAATGAGAATGGCAGCCCTTTACTAGTGTAGAAAGCAGGTTGGCAGCGCATATAAACTGGTGAATTTACTTTAGGTATAGATAATTACCAACAGATGGCACTTTTGCTACTGCAATTATGACGGACACTAGAatattattctagtgtctttggtgaAACAGTATTATTCTTGTCTCTTTGTTAAAACGGTATACTAGATTTGCTGAAAAAGAATATAACAGGTAGAGCCCTAAAAAGGATATATTTATAATCAGGATAAATAGCCGAGTTGAACTGGGCATATCCTAAAAGCGAGAAAGAATTTCTTTCCTGGTGTTGCCACGCCCAATATAACGTTGAAAACCTTGACTTTGAAAATTGTGctgatattttaattttcattagtCTTCTAAATTTATATCCACTTgcaaaaaaactaattgccacgctcacacttttgaaatataatttcataattttttcgtTATATTATGTGCATTAGCATTTCAACCAAGTCCATTCAGCATCCACAAGCCGCTCAAACTGtcattttatacattttgggttttttagatgaattatttttatgccaaTTTCTGTCGATGtccaaaaatgttgaaatgttATGTTTATCAAacccactagctgagtaacgggtatttgATGGTCTAGGATCTCGACTATATCGTTATCCCTTATACTCGTAGAGTACGACtaagaaggaagcgtttccaaccatattgttgacccatgttgccacccccactctaacgcccacaaaccgccgaaaacggtcacgcccacacacttttaaacgatttcaaatttgtttctcattttattctcCTTAGTAGCCCAAAGTATCTGAGACCCATGCATTTTTgataattgttatttattaataaacagaaagatataattaaaataaagtcTTGAGTACTCATTTTTCTTGGTCAGACCCGGCATTTTGTGTGCTAAAGATTTGTAATGACTAGAACTGGAACCGTGCTGAAAATGTAACCTTTTTAATATCAAGATGACAGAAATTTGAATTGTTTTGTTCactaaatttattttgaaatctATGAAgtttaacaatattttaacATTTGTTATGCACGTTTAAATATTAGTCTACATTGAAAGAActctatttaataaatataaatttatggtATGAAAttttgtgggtgggtggtcagtttttaatattgtttgttATATAACTTTAGAcaattagttcttttattgtAGTTTCTTGCCAATGAAATTATCTTTTACTTTTGCGAGAGAATTTCTATTTTTGGAGGCGGCGTAATAGAGGAAGTGCGCGAAGTATTTGATGCATCTATACTTGCTCGTCGTGCAGCTGCGGCAATATACGACCCGTAGTACCTACTAAGCATGTGTTGATCAACCTGGTTCAGTTCAAGATACGCATCTGAAATGGGAACTGACAGGGTTGATGTTTTCGCAGTAGCCATTGACGATATGAGTGCAGTTTGGGGCGCGACAATGCACTCTTGTATAGGACATTCCTCAAGTGAGCTTGACTCCTCGTGTTGGCTACTACTGCTACCCAAGGACCTGGCTGCGGAGCTGGCAATTGAAAAGTTGTGCTGTTCAAGGTCTTCTGGATCGTGGTCGGGGTCATGATCGGGATCGGCATCAAATGAAGATAGCCTGCCATCGATTAGGTACGAGTTATTGTCCtcaatggaaaatatttgcttcAAAGTGCCCCTTGTTTTTTTCCTGTCTTCCCCATCCGTATAAGAATCAGTATCAGGAATAATGCTATCGTCTACCACGTCGACATTAACTTCTACATCAATATCAGCGTCTATGTCTGCATCTTGCACAGGTTTTTCTAATCCCAACACAACTTCGCGGTGTATTGTTTGCTTGGTAATGACAGTATGATGAGTTTGAGTTGTTGTCCTCGCCGAAGTGGTTGGCGTAACTGACGACTCCTGGTCTTCAGAGACAATATCAACGATTTGGACATCGGGTGCCAGTAGCGAAGCCACGTCAAACTGGCGCTTCCGCGTCTGCGAAAACATATTCGCGATTGTTGTTGTCGTGGTGGAGTTGATATAGGCAAAGTGCTGATGATGGGAATGTGGCTGCTGGAGCTGAGTTGGTTGGATTGTCTGATCTAGGTTATTCGCCTCTTGTCGTTGCATTAACAAGGCTGGATCTGGTGGGGAATAATGCGTCATACCAGGTGCTGAGCTCCTGTTAAAGAATTGGCCGATATAGTGCTGGTGGTATGGATAACCCAGGGCAGATAGTTGCAGAGCAGACTGGGAACTCGGTGGGGGTGGAGTTGTAAGATCCAAAGGCGGCGGGCTGGGCGAGTCAGTGCTGGCGTCATCCACCGATAGACCCATATGCTTTCGGACCTTACGCTGCGCCTTGCGACGTCTAAAATCCCCTTTGCGAAAATCCTCCATGTTGGCTGGATGTATTGCCCAGTAGTGCCCTTTGCCATTTGCACTTCGTCCAGATTTGATAAAGCAATCATTTAGAGAGAGATTGTGCCTGATGGAGTTTCTCCATCCCGGCCCCCGACTTCTAAAGTAAGGATAATTAtccaaaatatattgataaatGTCTGAGAGAACCAACTTCATATCAGTTGAGCTCAATATGGCCATGGCAATCAAACCAATATAGCTGTGTTGCGGTTTAGGCTCCTCAGGTTGAAAAATGCGTTGCGTTTGTGGGAAGAGGGAAATTGTTGAAAGAGCGGCCATTCGATTAACTGATGGAAGACTGCCTGAGCCATGGTGTCCGTAGGGGCTTAAATGCAACCAAGGAGCACTAGCTCCACTGCCACCCGTCCCACCATATTGGGGGCAGCGTAGTCGTTCAATATTGAGTGCATAGTTATACAGCTGGAGGCGGTATTGTTCCAAAGTCATCGTCGTTGATTGAGCTTGTGAAGTTCTTGTCGTTCCAAGTGGGTAGATGTTGGGCAAAGACGGCTTGGGAACATTGCTGTCCCTTGAAGACGTTCCCTGATCCTGGTCAGCAGTGGTCGTCTGTAAAGCACATATGTCAGAGTGCGCCATTTCCTACTTAACATTCACACTAAAACGACATTGGTGACACTATCGAAGACCATCCAATTCGACctgtttaaaataaaataagtttattatatttacataGGCAAccatataaaaaagaaaatgatacatatatacgaaATCGTCGGCATGGGAGCCTTCGCCGTTTGTGGACGAGACTAAATATTTGCAGCCTATGGATGGAAACTGTTAAGACTTATataaaaatgaggaaaaaaaagtatttttcaaaactgttGGTGTGGCAGCCTTGGGCAGTTTGTAGTAAAATTTTCGAAACAAACTTGAATCATAGGTCTCTAGAATATGCATGGTGAATCTCAACTTTCTAGTTTCATGTTATTGCGCGTAacttcataatttttctgtgATTTAGATGTTgtgaataaaataagaaaacattttttgtttgtgttacTTGttggcgttagagtgggcgtggcaaaaagttttaggcaaatcgataaaaattaaCATgactaaaaaaatatttaaaaaatcagCACATTTTTCAATAGTATGGGCAAAGATTCTACTAcaatattctagtgtctttggtattGGCGTGTCCGTTTTGGTCGGTAAGTGGTCGTTAGAGTGGgcttggcaaaaagttttttggcaaatcgatagaaatttacaaaactaataaaaaatttgaaaaaatattaaaacatttttcaaaagtgacAGTTCTGgtcggtttgtgggcgttagagtggacgtGGCAGCATGCTTATCAGTTTAACAAACTTGAgttgcgtctatgtctctagaatctagCTACTACAGTTCTAGCTCTTAGCTTTTTacagttcctgagatctcgatgtccatacggacggacagacgcACAGGGTCAGATCGAcacggctattgatcctgatcatgttacatacttttcaacgaatctagtatacccttctactctacgagtaacagCTGACTCGGCAATTGAAGTAAAGGTACATACagtcatggtcaaaattattttcacaaagtgcatttttgtgcatgggtcacaaacagttgcttgtgcagcaagtggggggaggtgaaatgcaaaaaaacttttgcttttgcaaattcaaacctatgcagagtcagatgaaagaagaattgaaaaaataactgttcctatgcgcaaggaagaggcaaatgaagagatctttatcagttgtcagaagtatttgcacacggtttcgtcgcatcacaattattttcacaacgcaatttcttcttcagtgattggtttagagtgacaagtgccggtttgtttgcttaaatacatttaaattattgaataaaaattagatttaatcattttcctattacagttattaaataaaatgcccaaaacaaaagagttaacagttgaggcccgggctggtattgttgctaggtttaaagccggtacacctgcggccaaaatagctgaaatatatcaaatttcgcgtagaactgtctactacttaataaaaaagtttgatacagttggcacattaaaaaataaaaaaagatcaggccgaaaacctgtgctggaccaaaggcaatgcaggcaaatacttggagttgtggcgaagaatcctagtgccagtccggtaaaaattgccttagaatcaaaaaatacaattggcaaacaagttagtagttctacaattcgtcgcaggctaaaagaagc is part of the Drosophila melanogaster chromosome 4 genome and harbors:
- the fd102C gene encoding forkhead domain 102C, whose product is MAHSDICALQTTTADQDQGTSSRDSNVPKPSLPNIYPLGTTRTSQAQSTTMTLEQYRLQLYNYALNIERLRCPQYGGTGGSGASAPWLHLSPYGHHGSGSLPSVNRMAALSTISLFPQTQRIFQPEEPKPQHSYIGLIAMAILSSTDMKLVLSDIYQYILDNYPYFRSRGPGWRNSIRHNLSLNDCFIKSGRSANGKGHYWAIHPANMEDFRKGDFRRRKAQRKVRKHMGLSVDDASTDSPSPPPLDLTTPPPPSSQSALQLSALGYPYHQHYIGQFFNRSSAPGMTHYSPPDPALLMQRQEANNLDQTIQPTQLQQPHSHHQHFAYINSTTTTTIANMFSQTRKRQFDVASLLAPDVQIVDIVSEDQESSVTPTTSARTTTQTHHTVITKQTIHREVVLGLEKPVQDADIDADIDVEVNVDVVDDSIIPDTDSYTDGEDRKKTRGTLKQIFSIEDNNSYLIDGRLSSFDADPDHDPDHDPEDLEQHNFSIASSAARSLGSSSSQHEESSSLEECPIQECIVAPQTALISSMATAKTSTLSVPISDAYLELNQVDQHMLSRYYGSYIAAAARRASIDASNTSRTSSITPPPKIEILSQK